The following are encoded in a window of Maridesulfovibrio ferrireducens genomic DNA:
- the ptsP gene encoding phosphoenolpyruvate--protein phosphotransferase, producing the protein MVSGISVSPGVALAQAFVLSSEPVSFDSSPVAFEFIEREIDKFKNAVVESVKQLTLIEAHVRKKMGDDKAAIFEGHLMLVEDEELSEAVIEKIREQHFPAPAAVEEVINEHASAMEELEDEYLRARGVDMRDLGQRLVSNCLGIVPQSLDTFDREIILVAEELTPSQTAVLDSSKVKGIITERGSRTSHTAIMAGSMEIPAIVGAEGATTAIQNGDMVVLDAEQNRIIVNPTPSQLELVEYWREQYIQERTLLEELRDLPAQTSDGVMIKLVANIGSPADSGPALSKGAEGVGLYRVEFLFMETSEAPDEEMQYQAFKSVVDDMKGMPVVIRTLDVGGDKGLPYLALPKEENPFLGCRGIRLCFERPSLLLSQLRALLRAGVHGDIRILIPMISSLDEVRRFKKFLAEAQSSLENEGIAHAKELPLGVMIETPAAVFLAPHLIRETDFFSIGTNDLTQYTLAVDRQNERIADLFEQLSPAVLLGIKYTVDAAREAGKPVCVCGQMAGDVNSALLLVGLGVEELSMSPVHIPRVKNAIRKHSRVRLREIAKEVLGLATATEVKMKLEKCLG; encoded by the coding sequence ATGGTTAGTGGAATATCTGTATCGCCGGGAGTGGCTCTTGCTCAGGCATTTGTGCTGAGCAGTGAACCGGTCAGTTTTGATAGTTCTCCTGTCGCATTTGAATTTATTGAAAGAGAAATTGATAAGTTCAAGAATGCGGTAGTTGAATCCGTTAAACAGCTGACCTTGATCGAAGCTCATGTGCGTAAAAAAATGGGTGATGATAAGGCTGCAATATTTGAGGGCCACCTTATGCTGGTGGAGGATGAAGAATTATCCGAAGCAGTGATTGAAAAGATTCGTGAACAGCATTTTCCGGCTCCGGCGGCAGTAGAGGAAGTCATTAATGAACATGCTTCTGCCATGGAAGAACTGGAGGACGAGTATCTCAGAGCCCGTGGCGTGGATATGCGAGATTTAGGACAAAGGCTTGTGTCTAATTGTCTGGGTATTGTTCCGCAAAGTCTTGATACTTTTGACCGTGAGATCATTCTCGTGGCTGAGGAGCTTACTCCGTCACAGACTGCGGTGCTGGACAGTTCCAAGGTCAAAGGGATTATCACTGAACGTGGGAGCCGCACCTCGCATACTGCGATTATGGCGGGTTCTATGGAAATTCCGGCTATCGTCGGAGCTGAAGGGGCCACCACTGCAATCCAGAATGGTGATATGGTCGTGCTGGATGCTGAGCAGAATCGGATTATTGTAAATCCCACCCCGTCTCAGCTTGAGCTGGTTGAGTACTGGCGCGAGCAATATATACAGGAACGTACGTTGCTGGAAGAGTTGCGTGATCTGCCCGCCCAGACCAGTGACGGAGTAATGATTAAGCTGGTTGCTAATATCGGTTCGCCCGCAGATAGCGGGCCAGCCCTAAGCAAAGGGGCCGAGGGCGTAGGCTTATATAGGGTTGAGTTTCTATTCATGGAAACCAGCGAAGCCCCTGATGAAGAAATGCAATATCAGGCCTTCAAGTCTGTTGTTGACGACATGAAAGGTATGCCAGTGGTTATTCGCACGCTGGATGTGGGCGGAGACAAAGGCTTACCTTACTTGGCTCTTCCCAAAGAGGAGAACCCTTTCCTTGGCTGCCGTGGCATACGCTTATGTTTTGAGCGTCCTAGTCTGCTACTCAGTCAACTGAGAGCCTTGCTCCGCGCTGGAGTGCATGGTGATATCAGAATTCTCATCCCCATGATTTCATCTCTGGATGAAGTCCGCAGGTTTAAGAAATTTCTCGCCGAGGCCCAAAGTTCTTTGGAGAATGAAGGGATTGCCCACGCCAAGGAACTGCCATTAGGAGTGATGATCGAAACTCCGGCAGCGGTTTTTCTGGCACCGCACCTTATTCGTGAAACGGATTTTTTCAGTATCGGCACAAATGATCTGACTCAGTACACTCTGGCTGTGGACCGCCAGAATGAGCGCATAGCTGATCTTTTTGAACAACTTTCGCCAGCGGTTCTTCTTGGCATTAAGTATACTGTCGATGCCGCCCGCGAGGCAGGTAAACCGGTCTGCGTCTGCGGACAGATGGCTGGGGATGTTAATTCAGCTCTGCTTTTAGTGGGGTTGGGAGTGGAGGAACTCAGTATGAGTCCTGTGCATATTCCAAGGGTGAAAAACGCGATAAGAAAACACAGCCGCGTCAGACTCCGCGAAATTGCAAAAGAAGTGCTGGGACTGGCCACCGCCACTGAGGTCAAAATGAAATTGGAGAAATGTCTGGGCTGA
- the yqeC gene encoding selenium cofactor biosynthesis protein YqeC: MSNFMDLSGPNSLISDKHRLIALTGAGGKTTLVRWLSMFFKAEKKRVISTTTTKILPPPRGHIVLQSDGPHFAERIHSALNLFSSITVARDFDTASGKLLGLSREAISALYKSDTADIILVEADGAARKPLKAPAEHEPVIPLAADLCIGVMGLDAVYRSLHEANVHRSEIFSKITGAGKGCGVTPNHLIALAESKNGLFKECPENCDKIAFLNKTDSPGGEELLSEFARLLPTRKKRSIKWFAGSARNGIIFPVLNNIQKPLATPEIRFAFSQ, translated from the coding sequence ATGAGCAACTTTATGGACTTATCAGGTCCGAACTCGCTCATATCAGATAAACACAGACTCATTGCCCTCACTGGAGCGGGAGGAAAGACTACGCTTGTGCGCTGGCTGAGCATGTTTTTCAAAGCAGAGAAAAAACGTGTTATTTCCACCACCACAACAAAAATACTCCCGCCCCCTCGTGGACATATTGTTTTGCAAAGTGACGGCCCCCATTTTGCCGAGCGGATTCACTCCGCTCTTAATTTATTTTCTTCCATTACCGTCGCACGTGATTTTGATACGGCCTCCGGCAAGCTTCTCGGCTTAAGCAGGGAGGCCATTTCTGCTTTATACAAATCAGATACAGCAGACATCATTCTAGTGGAAGCAGACGGTGCAGCCCGCAAACCACTCAAAGCCCCAGCTGAACATGAACCTGTTATCCCGCTTGCGGCCGACCTCTGCATCGGAGTCATGGGACTTGATGCGGTCTATCGCTCTCTGCATGAAGCAAATGTCCACCGCAGCGAAATATTTTCAAAAATCACTGGAGCTGGAAAAGGGTGCGGAGTTACCCCTAATCATCTGATTGCGCTGGCTGAATCAAAAAACGGACTATTCAAAGAGTGCCCTGAAAATTGTGACAAAATCGCCTTTCTTAACAAAACCGACAGCCCCGGCGGTGAAGAGCTTCTTTCCGAATTTGCACGCCTGCTGCCGACACGAAAAAAAAGATCAATTAAATGGTTTGCAGGCAGCGCACGAAACGGGATTATTTTTCCTGTTTTAAACAATATTCAAAAACCGCTGGCCACGCCGGAAATCCGGTTTGCATTTTCACAATAG
- a CDS encoding molybdopterin-binding protein, which yields MKTINVQDAIGTVLCHDITRIVPGDNKGPAFRRGHVVCKDDISTLLDIGKEHLYVFDPEDGYVHEDDAALRIAKAAAGPGIELSLPTEGKINLTAAYDGLIDIDTDTLFKLNSVKDVIFGTIHSNQLVKKGRGLAGTRVIPLVVPEEIIAEAEQILRANSPLIQVRPLKTCKVGVITTGSEVFNGRIKDKFGPVVTKKFEGYGSTIIGQTFVSDQQEMTVQAIHDFLEQGADFIVLTGGMSVDPDDQTPSSIRAAGAEVVTYGAPTFPGAMFMLAKIGDIPVVGLPGCVMYYKASIFDLIIPRILAGKEVSRDDIIALGHGGYCEGCKECRYPVCGFGK from the coding sequence ATGAAAACCATTAATGTACAGGATGCGATAGGCACAGTTCTCTGCCATGATATAACCCGCATTGTTCCCGGAGATAATAAAGGACCGGCTTTCCGCAGAGGTCATGTCGTCTGTAAAGATGACATTTCCACCCTTCTGGATATCGGCAAGGAGCACCTTTATGTATTTGATCCCGAAGACGGTTATGTGCATGAAGATGACGCGGCTCTGCGCATAGCAAAAGCAGCCGCAGGTCCGGGCATTGAACTCAGCCTTCCCACTGAAGGAAAAATCAACCTCACCGCCGCATATGACGGACTCATCGATATAGACACCGACACTCTGTTCAAACTGAACTCTGTAAAAGATGTCATCTTCGGCACCATACACAGCAACCAGTTGGTAAAAAAAGGCCGAGGCCTTGCCGGAACACGGGTTATTCCTCTAGTCGTGCCCGAAGAAATTATTGCTGAAGCAGAACAAATATTACGTGCAAATTCTCCGCTGATTCAGGTGCGCCCCCTCAAAACCTGTAAAGTCGGTGTTATTACAACGGGAAGCGAAGTCTTCAACGGACGTATCAAAGATAAATTCGGCCCGGTAGTGACCAAGAAATTTGAAGGGTACGGCAGCACAATTATCGGACAAACCTTTGTTTCCGATCAGCAAGAAATGACAGTACAGGCTATCCACGACTTTCTTGAACAGGGCGCTGATTTCATCGTGCTCACCGGAGGCATGTCAGTTGATCCAGATGACCAGACCCCGTCATCCATCCGCGCCGCCGGAGCTGAAGTTGTAACTTACGGAGCTCCGACCTTCCCCGGTGCCATGTTCATGCTCGCCAAAATCGGAGACATCCCCGTAGTAGGGCTGCCCGGTTGCGTCATGTACTATAAAGCAAGCATCTTCGACCTGATAATCCCCCGCATTCTGGCAGGAAAAGAAGTGTCCCGCGATGACATCATAGCCCTTGGACACGGCGGATATTGTGAAGGTTGTAAAGAATGCCGTTATCCGGTTTGCGGATTCGGGAAATAA
- a CDS encoding HPr family phosphocarrier protein: MSNKTITLQAEDGLHVRPAAEFVKMAKGFESDIKVSVAGKSANAKSLFKLQLLELVKGANVLIEAVGSDEQNAVETLSDFLVSLK, translated from the coding sequence ATGTCTAATAAAACAATCACACTTCAGGCCGAAGATGGTTTGCATGTCAGACCTGCGGCAGAATTCGTCAAAATGGCCAAGGGTTTTGAATCTGATATTAAAGTGAGCGTGGCTGGTAAGTCTGCCAACGCCAAAAGTCTTTTTAAACTGCAATTGCTGGAGCTTGTTAAGGGCGCGAATGTGCTTATTGAAGCGGTGGGTAGTGATGAGCAGAACGCTGTTGAAACTCTTTCAGATTTTTTAGTGTCTTTGAAATAA
- the yqeB gene encoding selenium-dependent molybdenum cofactor biosynthesis protein YqeB, protein MNKLTPPIIAIRGAGDLATGVALRLYRAGLKRIVMLETDHPLAVRRTVALSEAVYHGQVQVEEVNAQFADAIENIPAIWEAGKIAIICDPSGLHLPAIKPQILIDAIIAKRNLGTEITMAPLVIGLGPGFTARKDVHKVVETKRGHHLSRVISSGSAEPNTGVPGNIGGYTIERVYWAEHGGIFSTRHDIGDKISKGDVLGDVDGTEVIAAISGVIRGLLSNGTPVTKKTKLGDIDPRATISYCNEVSDKALSIAGGVLEVVSAHIFSQE, encoded by the coding sequence ATGAATAAATTAACTCCTCCAATTATAGCTATTCGCGGAGCAGGAGATCTCGCCACGGGCGTGGCCTTGCGTCTTTACCGTGCAGGTCTGAAACGTATTGTAATGCTTGAAACAGATCACCCATTGGCAGTACGGCGTACAGTTGCACTATCTGAAGCAGTCTATCATGGACAGGTTCAGGTGGAAGAAGTAAATGCTCAGTTTGCTGATGCAATAGAGAATATTCCGGCAATCTGGGAAGCTGGGAAAATTGCCATTATATGTGATCCCTCTGGATTGCACCTGCCGGCTATCAAACCTCAGATTCTCATTGATGCGATCATCGCCAAACGAAACCTTGGCACCGAAATAACGATGGCTCCGCTCGTAATAGGTCTCGGCCCCGGCTTCACGGCAAGAAAAGATGTACACAAGGTTGTTGAAACCAAACGTGGTCATCATCTAAGCAGAGTTATTTCATCAGGCTCAGCGGAACCCAACACAGGAGTCCCCGGCAACATCGGCGGCTACACTATTGAACGGGTTTACTGGGCTGAACATGGCGGAATCTTTTCCACCCGTCACGATATCGGTGATAAAATTTCTAAAGGTGACGTTCTGGGTGATGTGGACGGAACAGAAGTGATAGCTGCCATTTCCGGTGTAATTCGAGGCTTGTTAAGCAACGGAACCCCGGTCACGAAAAAGACCAAGCTCGGTGATATCGATCCGCGGGCGACCATCTCATATTGCAACGAAGTTTCCGACAAAGCTCTCTCCATTGCCGGCGGAGTTCTTGAAGTCGTAAGCGCACATATTTTTTCACAGGAGTAA
- the nagB gene encoding glucosamine-6-phosphate deaminase has translation MRLIPVQKNPGWWAARYIARKIKKFNPHKNNPFVLGLPTGGTPMSMYKELINLHNGGEISFKNVITFNMDEYVGLPENHSRSYRRYMFENFFNHVDIRPSNINMLNGGADDLDTECEEYEEKIKACGGIQIFVGGVGTDGHIAFNEPASSLSSRTRIKTLTIETRQANSRFFDNNIEEVPRYALTVGIGTLLDSKEVIILASGLNKALAVYYAVENGVNHLWTVSALQLHRKGIIVCDDEATMELKVKTLRYFQQIESENLLDPK, from the coding sequence ATGAGACTGATTCCAGTTCAGAAAAACCCCGGTTGGTGGGCTGCTCGTTACATTGCAAGGAAAATAAAGAAATTTAATCCTCATAAAAATAACCCCTTCGTTCTCGGACTGCCGACCGGAGGAACCCCCATGAGTATGTATAAGGAATTGATCAACCTGCATAACGGAGGCGAGATCAGTTTCAAAAACGTCATCACCTTCAATATGGATGAATACGTAGGACTGCCCGAAAATCACAGCCGGAGCTATCGGCGATATATGTTTGAAAACTTCTTCAACCACGTGGACATACGACCGAGCAATATCAATATGCTGAACGGCGGAGCCGATGATCTGGATACGGAATGTGAAGAATATGAAGAAAAAATCAAAGCGTGCGGAGGAATACAAATTTTTGTCGGCGGAGTTGGCACTGACGGACACATCGCCTTCAACGAACCAGCCTCTTCTCTTTCATCACGCACACGCATCAAGACCCTGACCATTGAAACTCGTCAGGCAAATTCACGATTCTTCGACAACAACATTGAAGAAGTCCCGCGATACGCCCTGACCGTGGGCATTGGAACTCTACTTGATTCAAAAGAAGTCATCATTCTGGCTTCCGGCCTGAACAAAGCTTTGGCTGTCTATTACGCAGTTGAAAACGGGGTTAACCACCTTTGGACCGTTTCAGCCCTCCAGCTTCACCGCAAGGGAATTATTGTCTGTGACGACGAAGCCACCATGGAACTCAAAGTAAAAACACTCAGATACTTTCAACAGATTGAGTCTGAAAACCTGCTAGACCCCAAATAG
- the nagE gene encoding N-acetylglucosamine-specific PTS transporter subunit IIBC, with product MRILEGLQKLGRSLMLPIAVLPVAALMLRLGAGDLLDIPFIFKAGDAIFSNLPLIFAIGVAVGLSKDNAGAAALAGAIGYLVFTAAIGSLNKDVNMGVLSGIIMGLVAGTLYNRFYQIKLVEWLAFFGGRRFVPIATSGCALILAYFFNFAWPPFQAGIDAVANWVIGSGPIGTFVYGTLNRLLIPTGLHHIMNNIVWFQFGDFTNAAGQVVHGDLHRFFAGDPSAGGFMAGFFPIMMFGLPAIALAMYKTARTEHRAQVAGILFSVAFTAFLTGVTEPIEYMFMFIAPVLYALHAVLTGVSLALCTLFDIKLGFGFSAGAIDYVLNYGLATNPLFGLGLGVIFFFVYYFLFVFAIKLFDLKTPGREDDASTALVDLSDKETLTLAQSCIRELGGLSNVVSIDSCITRLRLEVNDPSIINDEGLKRCGAKGIVRVGKKGVQVILGTQAELVAIAMGGMKREETELLESQAFKIFSPVEGEVIPIEETPDPVFAEKIVGDGVSIIPSGDTMFAPADGTIEKIYTTNHAFSMLTDDGIELFVHFGLDTVDLKGEGFTRVAEQGATVKKGDPVIRFDLELLSEKAKSVITPVVISNMDEFGEMTKVSGKVAVGDPILFIKKK from the coding sequence ATGAGGATTTTGGAAGGATTGCAGAAGCTGGGCCGTTCATTGATGTTGCCCATCGCTGTTTTGCCGGTTGCAGCTTTGATGCTACGCCTTGGAGCGGGGGATCTGCTTGATATCCCATTTATTTTTAAAGCCGGAGATGCAATTTTTTCTAATCTGCCGCTGATTTTCGCAATCGGTGTTGCGGTGGGACTTTCCAAAGACAATGCCGGAGCAGCAGCTCTTGCCGGGGCGATAGGCTATCTTGTTTTTACTGCGGCGATAGGCAGTCTGAACAAAGATGTGAACATGGGGGTTCTGTCCGGTATAATTATGGGGCTGGTAGCCGGGACGCTGTATAACCGCTTTTATCAAATCAAACTTGTTGAATGGCTTGCTTTTTTTGGAGGCCGAAGGTTTGTGCCGATTGCCACCTCTGGTTGTGCTCTGATTCTGGCCTATTTTTTCAATTTTGCATGGCCGCCGTTTCAAGCCGGAATTGACGCTGTCGCTAACTGGGTTATCGGGTCCGGTCCTATCGGAACCTTTGTATACGGAACCCTGAACCGACTGTTAATTCCTACTGGATTGCATCATATCATGAACAATATCGTGTGGTTTCAGTTCGGAGATTTCACCAATGCCGCCGGTCAGGTTGTGCATGGTGACCTGCACAGATTCTTTGCAGGAGATCCCAGCGCAGGCGGATTTATGGCTGGATTTTTCCCGATAATGATGTTCGGTCTGCCCGCCATTGCCCTTGCAATGTACAAAACAGCCAGAACTGAACATCGGGCGCAAGTTGCAGGGATACTGTTTTCCGTTGCCTTCACTGCATTTCTCACCGGAGTTACGGAACCAATCGAATATATGTTTATGTTCATTGCTCCGGTTCTCTATGCTCTCCATGCAGTGTTGACCGGGGTTTCTCTTGCCTTGTGTACATTGTTCGACATCAAACTCGGGTTCGGGTTTTCAGCAGGTGCCATTGATTATGTGTTGAATTACGGGCTCGCCACGAATCCTTTGTTCGGGTTAGGGCTTGGAGTAATCTTTTTCTTTGTTTATTATTTCTTGTTTGTTTTCGCTATCAAGCTGTTCGATCTTAAGACTCCCGGTAGAGAAGACGACGCAAGCACTGCTCTTGTGGATCTTTCGGATAAGGAGACATTAACCCTTGCCCAGTCATGCATCAGGGAATTGGGTGGTCTTTCCAATGTTGTTTCCATTGATTCCTGTATTACCAGACTTCGCCTTGAAGTGAATGATCCTTCTATCATTAATGATGAAGGTTTAAAGCGTTGCGGAGCCAAAGGTATTGTCCGTGTCGGCAAGAAGGGCGTTCAGGTTATTCTCGGAACGCAGGCAGAGCTGGTGGCTATCGCCATGGGCGGCATGAAAAGAGAAGAAACCGAACTTCTGGAATCTCAAGCTTTTAAGATTTTTTCTCCTGTTGAAGGAGAGGTCATTCCTATTGAAGAGACTCCTGATCCTGTTTTTGCTGAAAAAATAGTGGGAGACGGTGTGTCGATCATTCCGAGCGGTGACACTATGTTTGCTCCGGCTGATGGAACAATAGAAAAGATCTACACGACCAATCATGCTTTCAGTATGCTCACCGATGACGGAATCGAGTTGTTTGTTCATTTTGGTTTAGATACCGTAGATCTCAAGGGAGAAGGATTTACCCGGGTGGCTGAACAAGGGGCAACCGTCAAAAAGGGCGATCCGGTTATCCGTTTTGATCTGGAGCTTCTTTCCGAAAAAGCTAAGTCTGTAATTACCCCTGTAGTCATAAGCAATATGGACGAGTTCGGGGAGATGACCAAGGTTAGCGGCAAGGTCGCTGTCGGCGATCCCATTCTGTTTATCAAGAAAAAATAG
- a CDS encoding BCCT family transporter has translation MDNQTKNNELAPCPTGRKGVCKICFYGAFSLIIATCIPLLTYPKEGELIINKLFKFVTVQMGWLYMLAAIGSFALILWFAFGPLSSKRLGDKIEYSTFSWIGMLFCAGVGAGIMFGGSIDWAYYMAYPMHGEPAGSWKAAEWGTAYGMFHWGPICWSIYAILAIPIGYSYYVKKVPILNISQACKGLLGERVHGWPGKIIDILFMTGLVAGSATALGLGIPIVAAGVVSVTGLEHSFQLEFGILIFVTLIFSITSCLGLKKGLSKLSDLNVYIALGLMLFVFIAGPTVFLTDMAISSLGLMISEIVTMATWMDPIGNKGFTQDWTVFYYAWFVAYAPFMSLFIAKISRGRTVREVVLGPVIIASLGCGCFYLIFGNFGLYLQITGQLDAVSMVQHLKGATVIMAIADFLPFASLYKLVFSAVTAISMATTFDAVSFALAATTTTMLSPDEEPARWNRLFWAISLGLVPTGIMLIDGPLSVLQTASIVVGLPVLGIIIIGVTAFLKEYKSTGWVEARCAPINK, from the coding sequence ATGGATAATCAAACAAAGAATAATGAACTCGCACCATGCCCCACCGGCAGAAAGGGAGTCTGTAAAATATGTTTTTACGGAGCCTTTTCCCTTATTATTGCCACCTGTATCCCTCTTCTCACCTATCCGAAAGAGGGCGAACTAATCATCAATAAACTTTTCAAGTTTGTAACAGTGCAGATGGGCTGGCTATACATGCTCGCCGCCATAGGCTCCTTCGCTTTGATTCTCTGGTTCGCTTTCGGTCCCTTAAGTTCTAAACGACTCGGCGACAAAATCGAATATTCAACCTTTTCATGGATTGGAATGCTCTTCTGCGCCGGAGTCGGAGCGGGAATCATGTTCGGCGGCTCCATCGACTGGGCTTATTACATGGCCTACCCCATGCACGGCGAACCTGCCGGATCATGGAAAGCTGCGGAATGGGGCACTGCTTACGGCATGTTTCACTGGGGACCGATCTGCTGGTCCATTTACGCCATCCTAGCTATCCCCATCGGCTATAGCTACTATGTAAAAAAAGTTCCCATTCTAAATATTTCTCAAGCATGTAAAGGACTTCTGGGTGAGCGTGTTCACGGCTGGCCCGGCAAGATAATTGATATATTGTTCATGACCGGACTTGTGGCAGGTTCCGCCACTGCGCTTGGACTGGGTATCCCTATTGTTGCGGCGGGAGTCGTCTCGGTTACCGGACTGGAGCACTCTTTTCAGTTAGAATTCGGCATACTTATTTTCGTAACTCTCATATTCTCGATTACTTCCTGTCTGGGTCTGAAAAAGGGTCTCAGCAAGCTTTCTGACCTCAATGTTTACATAGCATTAGGATTGATGCTTTTCGTATTTATTGCCGGCCCCACAGTGTTTCTAACCGACATGGCAATTTCATCACTGGGGCTTATGATTTCCGAGATCGTGACCATGGCAACATGGATGGACCCAATCGGCAACAAAGGATTCACTCAGGACTGGACAGTATTCTACTATGCATGGTTTGTGGCCTACGCCCCGTTTATGAGTCTGTTCATCGCGAAAATATCACGAGGCCGGACAGTACGCGAAGTGGTCCTCGGCCCGGTTATCATTGCGTCCCTCGGTTGCGGATGTTTCTATCTCATCTTCGGAAACTTCGGATTATATCTGCAAATAACCGGACAACTTGATGCGGTCAGCATGGTTCAACACCTGAAAGGCGCTACCGTCATCATGGCTATTGCCGATTTCCTGCCCTTTGCCTCATTGTATAAACTAGTATTCTCCGCAGTCACGGCTATCTCCATGGCCACTACATTCGATGCTGTTTCTTTTGCATTGGCCGCAACCACAACAACTATGCTTTCCCCCGACGAGGAACCAGCACGCTGGAACCGTCTGTTCTGGGCTATTTCATTAGGACTGGTCCCCACGGGGATTATGCTTATCGACGGCCCGCTTTCCGTATTGCAGACCGCATCAATCGTTGTGGGTCTGCCTGTGCTGGGAATCATTATCATCGGTGTGACGGCTTTCCTGAAAGAATACAAAAGCACCGGATGGGTTGAAGCCCGCTGTGCACCTATCAATAAATAA